The DNA region CCGCCGGGGTCTGGGCTGGGATAAACCCACACTCGAGCCCAACGGCCCCACGTCGCTCTATGCCTCGGCCGATACGTACGGACACTCCGGCTTTACGGGTACCTGCGTGTGGGTAGATCCTTATTACGATCTGGTCTATGTTTTTCTTTCCAACCGCGTTTACCCTGACGCCAGCAACGTGAAGCTAATCCGGAGCGGACTGCGCACTTCCATTCAGGATACCATTTACGAATCGTTTCTCCAGGATAAGATCAACGAATTCAAACATACTTCACACATGTCGCGTTAGGTTGAGTAACTTTGGTTTATCATAGCATCGGCTCAGCTCACGGTGGGTTGGCTCATGCTACACTCAATACATCACGCCATGAAAATCGGCATCGTTTGCTACCCTACTTTCGGAGGGAGCGGCGTAGTGGCCACCGAGCTCGGTAAAGCACTCGCCAAAGAAGGACACCAAATCCACTTCATCACTTATACGCAGCCCATCCGGCTCGACTTTTTCAACGAAAATTTATATTACCACGAAGTAGATCTCCGCGCCTATCCGCTGTTTCAATACCCTCCTTACGAATTGGCACTGGCCAGTAAAATGGTCAACGTGGTGATGTACGAGAAACTGGATCTGCTCCATGTGCATTATGCCATTCCGCACGCTTCGGCAGCGTACATGGCCCAGCAGATTCTGCGGACGCACGGCATCGACATTCCGTTCATCACCACCCTGCACGGAACCGACATTACACTGGTGGGGAAAGACGCCTCCTACGAACCGGTGGTTACGTTCAGCATCAACCAGTCCAATGGCGTGACGGCCGTTTCCGATGACCTGAAAAAAGATACGTACCGCCACTTCAGCGTTCATCGTGACATTGAGGTCATTCCCAATTTCATCGATCTGGAACGGTTCAAAAAGCAGAAGAAGGACCATTTCAAAAAGGCCATTTGCCCGAACAACGAAAAGCTGCTGGTACATACCTCGAACTTCCGGAAGGTGAAGCGTGTCGACGACGTCGTCCGCATCTTCGATAAGGTGCGCCAGAAGATGCCCGCACGTCTGTTGCTGGTGGGGGACGGGCCGGAGCGCAACCGCATTGAAGACCTCTGCCGGCAGTTGAATACGTGCGATGATGTCCGCTTCCTCGGCAAGCAGGAAGCCGTTGAAGAAGTGCTCTCCGTATGTGACCTGTTCCTGATGCCTTCCGAAAAAGAGAGCTTTGGACTAGCAGCACTGGAAGCGATGGCCTGTGAGGTACCCGTGATCGCGGCGCGCACCGGTGGGTTACCTGAACTGGTGGAAGACGGCAAATCTGGTTTTTTGAGCCCTGTCGGTGACGTGGAAGATATGGTCAAGCATGCCTTGTTCATCCTGCAAGACGATCAACTGCCTGAGTTCAAGAAGAATGCCCTGGCACGCGCCAAGCAGTTCGACATCACGCAGATTCTGCCTTTGTATGAGAACTATTACAAAAAGGTCGTCAATTCGCATGGGGGGGCCGTTCCCCCCACGGAAAGCCGGAAGCAAGGTCAGCCTGCGTTCTAGCATCAGTACACACTTGCCGATGCCGCTTTTGGCACAGATTTAGACGAAAAGAAGTCAGCCAACGTTTCATCTTAAACACTCTGACCGACTTTTGAAGACATTCATCCGCATTTGCTGCATTTTTTTAGCGCTGGCCTTTGCGCTCTCGTCGTGTGCCAGTCATCGCAAAAAGCATAAACGTACCGCACACCGTACCCATACCACGGCTCGCAAAGCACCGACTCGCACCAAAGCTGCGCCGACTCGAACCGCCGCCCCTACCGCTGCTTCATCGAACGCCTCTGCCTCGCCAAGTGTGGTCAAAGTAATTGAGACCGCCCGGACATACACCGGCACTCCGTACAAGTACGGGGGCACAACTCGCAAAGGCATGGACTGTTCGGGACTGTTGTGTACAAGTTTTCAGAGCATTAACATGACCATCCCCCGCGTATCGCGCGATCAGGCGACAATTGGCCCTGCCGTCAAAGTAGAAGCGGTCCGACCGGGCGACTTGTTGTTTTTCAGTACGTCTAAAAGCCGCAAAGGCATCAACCATGTCGGTTTGGTCACAGAAGTATCCAAGGGGCGCATCCAGTTCATCCACGCCACGTCGAGTTTGGGCGTTATGGAAGACAATCTGTTTTCCGACTATTACAAACGAGCGTTTGTGAAGGCCATTCGCCCTCGGTACGATTAAGAAAAGCAGCTTAGCTGTTGCAGCCTGACCACCGATTTCCCTATATTTGCGTCCGCTCTCGGGGGATTAGCTCAGTTGGCTAGAGCGCTTGCATGGCATGCAAGAGGTCGCCGGTTCGAATCCGGCATTCTCCACCCTGATTCTGAAGCCGTTACGAAGCATCGTAACGGCTTTTTTGTTTGGCCTTTCCCGTCTGCACGCCATTGTGCCTTACCGTACAGGTAACCGTCTCTGGATTTTCCGAGACTTCCCCCCTTTGAAAATAACAACATTAACCCTATTTTGCTGAAAAATCGCTAGCACGCTGTACCACTTTTGGCAGCGACTTTTCAGCTGCGGTAGTTCACTTCAACACGCATACCTCGCGGTATACGTAAAACACTATGCGAGACATTGGCGCCATCGGCCTGGGCTTAATTCTGTTAAATTTTGCCTGTTCGTACAAAGGGTTTTCTGATCCGCAGTTCTTCGAACGCTATAAGTTTGAAGTAGATAGTATTCTCCTCCACAAAGAGTACGGACGGCTCCTTTCTTCGGGCTTTTTACACGGCGGATGGATGCACCTCATTTTCAATATGCTCAGTCTACACGCGTTCAGCGGGTTAATGGAGTACGACTTAGGATGGCGAGCATTCCTACTGATCTACGTAGCTGGTCTACTAGGAGGTAATCTTCTTTCTCTGTACTTGCACCGACAGCACGGAGACTACAGTGCCATTGGCGCTTCGGGTGCGGTGTGCGGGGTAGTTTTTGCCTCCATCGCCCTATTTCCGGGAATGGAAATCGGTTTTTTCGGCTTACCATTCCAAATGCCCAGTTGGTTATTTGGAACGGGCTATGTGGCTTACTGCATTTTTGGCATCAAAGCGAATCGCGATAACATTGGGCACGACGCCCATCTGGGCGGCGCTTTGGTAGGAATGGTGCTGGCAGTTTTACTGCATCCTTCAGCGCTGAAGGCCAACTATCTCACCCTACTCGTCATTGCATTACCAACTGTAGCATTTCTGGGCCTGATCATCGCAAAACCGCATCTGTTGCTAAT from Catalinimonas alkaloidigena includes:
- the bshA gene encoding N-acetyl-alpha-D-glucosaminyl L-malate synthase BshA; the encoded protein is MKIGIVCYPTFGGSGVVATELGKALAKEGHQIHFITYTQPIRLDFFNENLYYHEVDLRAYPLFQYPPYELALASKMVNVVMYEKLDLLHVHYAIPHASAAYMAQQILRTHGIDIPFITTLHGTDITLVGKDASYEPVVTFSINQSNGVTAVSDDLKKDTYRHFSVHRDIEVIPNFIDLERFKKQKKDHFKKAICPNNEKLLVHTSNFRKVKRVDDVVRIFDKVRQKMPARLLLVGDGPERNRIEDLCRQLNTCDDVRFLGKQEAVEEVLSVCDLFLMPSEKESFGLAALEAMACEVPVIAARTGGLPELVEDGKSGFLSPVGDVEDMVKHALFILQDDQLPEFKKNALARAKQFDITQILPLYENYYKKVVNSHGGAVPPTESRKQGQPAF
- a CDS encoding rhomboid family intramembrane serine protease, with translation MRDIGAIGLGLILLNFACSYKGFSDPQFFERYKFEVDSILLHKEYGRLLSSGFLHGGWMHLIFNMLSLHAFSGLMEYDLGWRAFLLIYVAGLLGGNLLSLYLHRQHGDYSAIGASGAVCGVVFASIALFPGMEIGFFGLPFQMPSWLFGTGYVAYCIFGIKANRDNIGHDAHLGGALVGMVLAVLLHPSALKANYLTLLVIALPTVAFLGLIIAKPHLLLIERPFAKAEQRADTTVDRRFNEAKLQHQHELDLLLDKISHNGIESLSATERQKLEAYAKRGE
- a CDS encoding C40 family peptidase → MVKVIETARTYTGTPYKYGGTTRKGMDCSGLLCTSFQSINMTIPRVSRDQATIGPAVKVEAVRPGDLLFFSTSKSRKGINHVGLVTEVSKGRIQFIHATSSLGVMEDNLFSDYYKRAFVKAIRPRYD